The genome window aagcactcatgacatgaagcacaaggaccagttcaagctcccagatccCTATGTGCAGGGttgttgcttcataggtggtgaagcaggtctgcaggtgtctatctctcccacctctctgtcttcccttctccctagatttttctctgtcctatccaacaacaacagcaatagccacaacaataatgataataacaacaaggacaacaaaagggaaaaaatggcatccaggaacagtggattcatagtgcaggcaccaagtcccagtgataaacctggaagggggaaaaaaaaaaaaacccagagagagagaccagagcactgcacagctctggtttatagtagtgctctggggatttaatttgggacctcagagcctcaggcatgaacatctttttgcataacctgtgctatctccccagccagtgaaaagatgttcatgcctgaggttctgtaaTCCTAAagtccctggtttaatcccctgcaccatcataactGAGATgggagtgctctggttagaaaaaaaaatgaagtaggtGGCCTGGCTGGCTGGTTCTTCCTTCATGCACTTGACCATGAGCCCATCTTCAAAACACCCAGCAGTGATACCAGCCCGGCAGCTGGCAATCTCATTAGCAGGAATGAGGGCATTTTTAATCTGCTTACATTGAGCAGCATAAATGCTGTGTTGCCCCGGACTACACCTGCTGAGGGAGATGCCCTACATATGTGACCCCTGTGAGTGCTGCTGGGTGAGTAATGACTGTCCTGTGCCATTTgccctctgcctttctgcctgtgtgtgtgtgtcggggggtgcTTTCCCCACCATGCTGGGGCCAGGGGTATTGGAAGGCCCTttcacactttattttatttaaaatgtttatttatttattccctttttgttgcccttgtttcattgttgttgttgttactgatatcattgttgttggatagtacagagagaaatggagagggaaggggaagacagagagtgggagggaaagatagacacctgcagacctgcttcgtcgcttatgaagtgactcccctgcatgtggggagccgggggcttgatctggggtccttaacgctggtccttgcactttgcgccacctgcacttaccccactgtgctactgagctttattttatttttattaaatattttacttatctatttgctagagacagagagaaattgagagaggagcgggaggtagggagagagacagagagacacctgcagacctgctttaccactcatgaagctttcctccctagaggcagagagtgggagcttgaacctggttccttgcacattgtagcaggtGCACTCAACTACCTAGCCCCTCCCGACACACCTACTTCAGAGAGGATGCCCAGCATTGCAGCTGTCACACGGGTGCAGGTGACAGCAGGGGCATTAGTTGCTAAGAGGCAATATCTTGGTCAGAGCCCAGAGCTGGACATGCCAGGTGACTGGGCAAGGGGTCAGTTGGGCCTATGCCCCCTGGTTTGTGAGAAGGAGGTGCCACAGGGTCCGAGCAGTCAGCTCCACCAGACCTGCTGCCAGCCACCCTGGACCCTGTGCAGCTTTGGCTCCCTAGCCTTGCTCCCTCCTGGCTGGTACTAGAGAGAAATTCTGAGACAGGGTGACCCCAATCTCTCTGTACACCTTCCTCTTGGAgatccccccccatacacacacaggcaGCCAGTGGTGGCAACCTAAGGTTGAAGTAGGGGATCGTTGCCCACACACCTGGGGCAGGAAGTGGGGCCCCCAGAGGTGGTATCCTGGGAGACAGTACTGAGCACATTAGCTCCTTGCTGTGTCAGCATCATGAGCTTAGCCCCAGAACCTTCTGGATTACAGTCTTTTCTTTAATAGGCTTAGAGGAAACCAGGCTGCCCTTGGCCAAGGTCACCAGGCTCAGGGAGTCCCCATAGAGACTGGGGAAACGAGGAGAGAAGGCCAGCCTGTGCTGTGGGGACAAGGAAACTATTGGTAAGGGTGGCTCTGGCACTGTGAGCAGGCCTGGGCCTTTGCCCTAGAGGGGAGGACCACACTGGGGGTGAGGCCACTGCTGAAGTGAAGGTGGGGGATATCTCAGGCCTTGCCCTCCATTTCTAGTCACTCTCTCCCAGTATTGCTGGGGGGCTGCAGCCCAGGTCCTGGGTATTCAGGTGTGGGGTGCAGGAGAAAAGGGGAAAGCACCTTGGATCAGAGGGGTTGCAAGTAGAGGGGGTCAGCAGACACTCACACTCCCAAAACACTCCCCACCCCAGGAGACCACAGCTGCTTCTAAAGCTGGGGAACCAAGGGCCTAGTGGATCTTTTGTACTGGCTCCCTCTGCACTGTTGAGCTGAGCTCTGTGAGGGGGTGCAAAGCAGAGGGCTGATAGCCTGACACCCCCCTCACACCTGGCCCTGCTTGGTTTGCCCCCAGCCTCTAGCTAGAGGGATCGGGATTTGAGAACCAGAGTTTGCCACAGGCTCTCTGTCAACCTGGCCATGAACCTGGAGCCACCCAGGGCCGAGATCCGCTCAGCCACGAGGGTCATCGGGGGGCCTGTCACCCCCAGGAAGGGACCTCCTAAATTTAAGCAGCGGCAGACCAGGCAGTTCAAGAGCAAGCCACCCAAGAAAGGTGTCCAAGGGTAAGCAGAGCTAAGGGGCCCAGAGGGAGAGGGGCCTTACTATAGGGGGTGGTTGGATggtcctctgcctcctccctggCTGAGGCTGGTCCCATCATCCTAATGGGGTGGGGTCCCAGAAGGCCTGCCCTAGGACCTGCCTCAGGACCCTCACTCCCCAGTAGGGAGGCACTGGGGAGGGGGCTCCTGTCCACCCCTCTAGCTGTCCCTGCCCACTGAGTCTGCAGGGTGCCCACTCCCACCCAAAGATTCAGCCCCTCCTGGGAGTGTATGTCTCTCAGTCCCACATGGACATGACTAAGACACACCCAGGACCCTGCTCTCCAGCactcccctcaccccagccccTGACCATTTGTCTTTGCAGGTTTGGGGATGACATCCCTGGCATGGAAGGCCTGGGGACAGGTATGCCAGCTCCTTGGGGCTACCCAGGTCTCCTCTATTTCACCCCAggctcctgcccctcccctgacCCTTTCTTCACTTCCTCTCCCAAAGCCAAGGTTCATTCCCCATGGAAGTGGACTTATTCCCAGCCCTGGGGCTGctgaatccactcttcctgggTAGGCTGCCTGCTCAGCACCCCGGAAGCTGGGGTGTCCCTGGAGGAGGTCCCCACAGGGTCCCTAGGGGTAAGGAGCTCTGGGACAGGGGACCCTCCAGGACTTACTGTTCCCCACAGACATCACGGTCATCTGCCCCTGGGAGGCCTTCAACCACCTGGAGCTGCATGAGCTGGCCCAGTACGGCATCATCTAGGCAGTCTGGCTCACTTCCCACTGCCTGGCACGGTCTGCTCAGTACTCCCGGGAACTCACCCTACCGCCCCAGTGCCCGATCACCTGGGTGGTGTCAGCAGCCCTCGCCATGGCAGCCTCTGATCCCAGCTACCCTTCTGGGGGTCAGCCTGGGCCCTCAAGAGGCAGAACTGGATCCTTTGCTCCTGTGACTGTGCCCCTACACTCTAGCCCTgcccttccacctgcaggtgaggcccaGCTCCCAGTTCCTACCAGCTCTCTGCAGTGGGTGCCCTGGGATGACTGAGGTGGGTGACAGTGCTGGGGACACTCACCAGGGTGTCTCCTTGCTGCCCTTATTGCAATAAACTTTCAAAGCCTGCTCTGGTCTGGCGTGTTGTGAGCAAGGGCGGACCCTACACAGAGCAGGCATCTCTgggtatgggggtggggtggtggaggtTAGGTCAAGCTAAGAGGGAAGCAACTTTGAGGCACTGAGCCTTGGCTCTAATGGCCAGGGGCACAGGCAGTGGGAGgtggagggaagatagggagagaaagatagacatatgcagagctgcttcactgctagtgaagtggattccctgcaggtgggaagcggggcttgaacctgggtccttttatgcttggtaatatttgcacttaaccggctgtaccactgcccaccccctctcttttccctctctatctcccctcccctctcaatgtctctccatGTCTACCCTCTCCACCCCAAAAGAgacctctttaaattttttttaaaattatttttatttatttattggataaagccaaaaatggagagggaaggaggtgatagagatggagagagacacttacaacactgcttcaccactcacaaagctttccctctgcaggtgggaaccagtgtctggaacctgagttcttgagtattgtaacatgtatgcttaaccaggtgtgccaccacctgcctcacctccccccaattttgtctccagggttattgctggggctcagtgcccgcactatgtATCccgttgctcctggaggctatccccccctttttgttgcccttgttctttatctgTTGGGACCatatgtaagcctgatagagcttagggagaaccacccccatccttggatggaggtctgagaagataacctcttggtaagtctctctcaaccgaggtgagcataaggggggaaactcagacttggttctttccttcttgactctcaggcccacagaaaccccagtaattccctccattaactgcaggccagatggccgcagattcacttattcaaagtcacctctgatcacagaagaacacaccttatcacacacttcatcacacacctcagaccccagacaagagaaattccaaactatatggctttttgatatccatcttctctctgtctcaccctacgggtttaacccctatgcttctctcagatacctttggataattaagttgcttgtgtcatggagaataactgtcttgtatctcatcaattcctgtcataccagccccctaccttaggggcatgccgaccgttaagaaacctgtaatttctgacatatttcagtaatattcccttcgtttgtttttctatttaactcatgtccaccttgctaataaacgagttctgagttaacacgctgaggagctccctggtgtcttttacttcgtgtcacccctgtcatgagcgagaaagaaccagtccattacctttcccctggagatcaccccgccagagagagaccccgaaatttatcattattgttattattagtgttgttattgctgtcattgttgctggataggacagaaagaaatggagagaagaaaggaagacagagagggggagagaaagatagacacctgcagaattgcttcaccacttgtaaagcaacccccctgcaggtggggagcagggggctcgaactgggttccttatgctgatctgtgtgctttgcaccatgtgcgcttaaaccattgCGCTACTGtccacccccaaaaaaaagacttctaaaaagaaaataaataaaataaaaggccaccgggagcagtggagttCCTGTactggtaccaagtcccagtaataatcctcctggcagaaaaaaaaagactactataatttattaattattattattattatttaccagagcactgcttagctctcgttttttaaaaatatttatttatttacttttgttgtccttgtttttatagttgtagttactattgttgtttttattgatgtcgttgttgttgaataggacagagagaaatggagagagggtgggaagacagagggggagagaaagatagacacctgcagacctgcttcaccacctatgaagcgactcccctgcaggtggggatccgggggcttgaaccgggatcccgaGGCCGGTCCTTgccgcttcatgccacgtgcgcttaactggctgagctacagcctgactcccttagctctggtttatagtggtgttggaGACTGAAGCTGGGAGCGTGGTGCCTTGGGCATTAAAGTCTGTGGTGTGAAGTGCCATGCAGTTGGCCCAGACCCACCCCCTTCTCTACCTTattgaaggggaagggaagaagaatcCCAGGAACAGTTAAATAACACAGGCACAGATTAGCccgagaaacaaaacaaaacaaacaaaggacTTCTGCTGCCCACTGGAAGCTGGTATATTTTAATGCCCCCTTACACACTGGGAAGGCTGGTCCCCAAGGAAGCAGGTGCCAGTCTGTGAattggaggtggggctccaaggtaGGGGTAGAGGACATTTGAGGTGGTGGCTCTGCATCAGAACTTCATCCAGTGGCAACTGCTTACCATCGCCCCCGTGACCAAGTTACAACATTTGCCGATGAGCAGTCTGGGAAGCTGGGTGTGTCAGGGAAAGGGGTGCACAGGAGCTCTAAGGGCCTTGCTGGGGTGGTCAGACCCTGGGGAATCCCAGCAGGGGGGGAAAGGCCCAGAAATTCAGTGTCCCAGGCATGTGGCCGCCTTCACAGGTTCCCTGTTCTTTGTTCTACCTGCCTGGTCAGCCAGGGTCAGGTTAGAGGGAAGGCCACAGGCTCCCTCCTTTGAGGGAACAGACCCTGTGTCCCTGGCCACGTCGGGGCTCTTTCCCGCTCCTCCCTTGCATCCAGCCAGGGCCCGGAGCAGCAGGGCAGCCAGCAGGAGCTCCAACACCTGCATCAGCACTACTGCGATGGCGCAGCTCCCAACCGCTGGGACAGCCCAGCGCAGCCACTGGCGCAAGGGGGCTCCACAGCCTTCCACATGCACCATCTGCCTAGCCGCCGCAGTCGTCAGGCCCAGCGCCCTGGAGCCACACTGGGGGTCCACAGAGGCACCAGCTTCCCCCAGGGTGATGCAGCAGgaggcagggaggctgcaggCCTGGGGCCCCAGGAAGCTGCAGTTGAAGTGCctgagaagggggccaggcatcAGGCACCAACAGAGTTGGCTGTCCTGGGACACTGTGCTAAATGGGACACCTCATAATTACTCAGGTTCACAGAtaacacacacagacaggcagtcagacacacacacacacatacacaacacacacacatacacaacacacacacacatacacaacacacacacacacacacacacacacacacacacacacacacacacacacaccaactttGTAATTCAGCACCTGGTAGCCCCCTGCAAAGCAGGAAGCTAAAAGGCATtaattggggctgggtgctggcttactgggtaaaatgcacacattgcatgcctgaggacctgggttcaagctcccagtctgcaTCTGCAGGgtgcaggtctgcacgtgtctatatttctctctccttctctgtcttcgtctcctctttcaatttttctctgtcctatccaacaacgacaatggcaaaaaaaaaaaaaaaaggaaaaaatggcctccaagagcagtgataAAGAGGGCAacaaacacctgcagggggggacgcttattgagtggtagagtactgctgcaggtgtctctcctcctcttttttgttgtacttttgttttttctttttatagagacagagaaattgagaggtgaggagaagagagacctacaatgctgtttcaccactcgttaagcttctcccagggacttaaacccagatccttatatatggtaatatgtgcactctactgagtgtaccatcacccagctcctgttgcactttttaaaaaatatttatttattgattctcttttgttgtccttgttgttttattgttgtagttactgatgtcagcattgttggataggacagagagaaatgtagagaggaggggaagacggagaggggagagaaagatagacacctgcagacctgcttcaccacttgtgaagtgactcccctgcaggtggggagccgggggctcgaaccgggatccttatgccagttcttgagctCTGTTgcacttttaatttttgttgaacAGATACAGAaaagctctttccctctctttccctctctctcagtcaCTCCTTATCTTattaaaagagaggaagaaaaaagagaaaataaatggccaccaagaatggtggagtcatgcaggaactgagccccagcaataacactggtaaaaataaaaaggagggtcatgaggtgacacagtggcttaaatgcacatagtatagggcgtcgggcagtagtgctgcgggctaagcgcacgtggcgcgaagcacaaggactggcgttaaggatccaggttcgttcgagcccctggctccccacctgcagaggaattgcttcacaggcagtgaagcaggtctgcaggtgtctatctttctctgctcatctctgttttcccctcctctctccatttctctctgtcttatccaacaatgacgacatcaataacaacaacaataactacaacaagggcaacaaaagggaataaataaataaataaataaaattaaaaaaaaaaaagcacatagtatgaagcataaggacttgtgcaaggatcccagtttgagcctctggctctccacctgcagggggttgcttcacaagtggtgaagcagatctgcatgtgtctatctttttctctcccttcatatctctccctcctctctcaatttctctgtgttctatccaataaaagggggaaaaaatgtccaccaggagcagtggatttgtggtgcaggcatcaaatccagcaataacccaggaggcaaaaacataaataataataataatatttccttttgagataaaaaaaaatcaaatacatgTATACCAGGAGGTGGTGTTGGGTGTTTccacatgaggtcccaaattccatTCCTAGCATCACAAGTgccatgccagagtggtgctttgattTTCTCCCCTTACCAGCCACCCCATTAACTAATAAACaactaaaacttaaaaagaagtaagaaagggttgggcagtagcgcagcaggttaagcgcaggtggcacaaagcacaaggaccagcttaaggatcctggtttgagcccccggctccccaactgcaggggagtcgtttcacaggcagtaaagcaggtctgcaggtgtctatctttctctccccctctctgtcttcccctcctctccccatttctctctgtcctatctaacaacaataacatcaataacaataactacaacaacaataaaaacaagggcaacaaaagggaaaataaataattttaaaaaagaagagaaaaaaggtccCCATATCCACAGTCCTGGCTGGGCCAAAGTATGGACACATGCATGTGCATATAGATGGAgaatgtgtatctgtgtgtgcataTGGCCTCGTGTGCCTGAGTGAGGCTTTGCTCAGGCTGATCCCCCCTGCCACCCTCTCCCACCACCCTTGGGGGCACTCACGGGTTCTGCTGCCAATCCTGGTAGGAAGCCAGCCCGCAGCACTGCAGCCCCAGCTGGACCTGGTCAATGAGGAAGCGCAGGTCCTGGTTGTTGGGGTAGCGGGTAATGGCCTGGAGCAGCGTGCCCTCCAGGCCATCCTGCAGTGGGCCCCACAGCAGCACCACCAGGGCCCCCAGAAGAGCCTCCAACactaggagggagagaagggcccCCAAGAAGCAGCGCAGCAGCCAGGTGCTCTCACACAGGGCTCCCAGGCAGCCAGCCAGGCTCACTGCACTGAGTACCAGCCCCCCCAACACCAGCCCCAGCATGGGGTCTGGGGGCACAGGCCCCCCCAGGTCATTCCCCAGGGAACCCTTGAGGGCCAGGCCCCAGagcccagcagccagagccagcaggCTGAGCAGGGAGAAAAGGAAGTTGGACAGGAAGGTCAAACCCTTCAGGCAGCTGTTTccccagggcagggcagggccccaGCCACCCCTCAGGCTGTCCTCGAGGCCTGTCTTCCAGGCTCCATCCTCCCAAGCTTCTGTGAGCGAGCAGCTCCTGCAGCAATTTGGATGCAGATCCCCAGTGTCCTGCAGAGGGAGGAGGGACCACAAGGCTGTCAGCACTGTCCTGGGCAGGAACAGCTGGGGAGAAGAAGCTAGGGCCACAGGAGACCAGGGCCAGCAGAAGAAAAAACTGACAATGCCAATCTTCAGCCTGGGACCTGAGTGACTCAGGAAGGTGATGGAAAGCCTCGTGCCCCTTTCACCTGGGCCTGTGTCCTACTCCTGCCCCAGCACGGATACCTGTGGCCATATTAAACACAGGATTGAGGACAGTCATGAGGGTCCATGGggtgatgggtgagtttaactTAAGTACTTCACCTCCATCTCAACAGCTCCTCATGCAGGTTTATGAGGCCTAGGGTAGAGGGTCTATGGGAGTGGGAGCATCTCTGACCTGGGGTGAGGCTCCCCAGCATCTGACTTACCTGGGGTAGCAGGGgactcctttcccctccttccatCATTGTGAAGCAGGCAAGGCCCTAGGCTGACCTCTCTGGAGCCTGGACGCCCATGGGATAGGGCACCACCTCCCCATCCCATCACATGAGGAGTCATGCTCTAGGGCTTAAGACGGTCTCTGCCTCCACAGCTTCTTTTTTGGGTCCagattttcctctttgttgcatGTAGTCCTTGAAACTCTGCAGACAGCATGTCTGGGGCAGGGGGGCTATTGGGATGCTGGTCTCCTGCAATTGTGGTAGGGCCCCAATGTGTGTCTGACATGCCAGGGGGGCACTCCAGCAGCACCCTAGGGCACTGGATCCCTGAGTGGTTACAGGAACTTTACAGCTAAATGCCAGCGGCTCCCGAATGAATTTCTGCAGCAAGAATGAGCCAGTAGCGTCGGTGAAATAGCTCccctggataatgtgctgctttgccatgtgtgccacccaggtttgaatctggctcCCACCACCTtaaaggaagttttagtgctgtggtccctttctgtctctaaggaaaaagaaaagaataggccTGACTAGCGGGGACAGGTCCCTTCCTGCCTGTCCTGATGTACTAGAGCCCTccttcaaacccccccccccccagtttctcctCTCAGGCAGGCCTTTGTCGCCATCACCACTGAGCCCTAGTACTTGGAGGAACCGCCACACTGCTGCTACTG of Erinaceus europaeus chromosome 14, mEriEur2.1, whole genome shotgun sequence contains these proteins:
- the PDE6G gene encoding retinal rod rhodopsin-sensitive cGMP 3',5'-cyclic phosphodiesterase subunit gamma, with protein sequence MNLEPPRAEIRSATRVIGGPVTPRKGPPKFKQRQTRQFKSKPPKKGVQGFGDDIPGMEGLGTDITVICPWEAFNHLELHELAQYGII
- the TSPAN10 gene encoding tetraspanin-10, whose product is MTVLNPVFNMATASSPQLFLPRTVLTALWSLLPLQDTGDLHPNCCRSCSLTEAWEDGAWKTGLEDSLRGGWGPALPWGNSCLKGLTFLSNFLFSLLSLLALAAGLWGLALKGSLGNDLGGPVPPDPMLGLVLGGLVLSAVSLAGCLGALCESTWLLRCFLGALLSLLVLEALLGALVVLLWGPLQDGLEGTLLQAITRYPNNQDLRFLIDQVQLGLQCCGLASYQDWQQNPHFNCSFLGPQACSLPASCCITLGEAGASVDPQCGSRALGLTTAAARQMVHVEGCGAPLRQWLRWAVPAVGSCAIAVVLMQVLELLLAALLLRALAGCKGGAGKSPDVARDTGSVPSKEGACGLPSNLTLADQAGRTKNREPVKAATCLGH